In a single window of the Hymenobacter sp. YIM 151858-1 genome:
- a CDS encoding Fic family protein — MADYNSFSQEVNVFHGRTAPEAGQLVGYGALIAGLQLPVPLPRQLALISRKHRQYETEGWRVLTPRHRPEDTLPGQLTFALKYEGIDLLFFKKLFEQVPAAVFEEWIRREPLGQYARRVWFLYEWLTGRQLAVPDLREGNYVPLLSDKLQYAAGPGTSSARHRIRNNLPGTVGFCPLIHRTPALEGFLVSNLAEQANQVIRGLHKDVLLRTSAFLLLKDSKASFTIEGENPTSTRAVRWGRAIGQAGQQPLSKEELLRLQQIVIENSRFVRLGYRTEGGFVGEHDRGTGEPLPDHISARWQDVEGLMSGLLASAAQLEQAGFHPVLTAAAVAFGFVFIHPFVDGNGRVHRYLIHHLLAQLRFTPQGIIFPVSAAILEHLDDYRRVLESYSHPLLEFIPWRSTPDHNVEVLADTSDYYRYFDATAQAEFLFRCVAYTLEHTIPAEVSYLQRYDRLKSWLDERLQLPDRLVALLVRFLEQNGGRLSRRAQSREFEQLTEAEVSEIEAAYERYFGG; from the coding sequence CCGCAAGCACCGGCAATACGAAACGGAAGGCTGGCGGGTGCTCACACCCCGCCACCGGCCCGAGGACACCCTGCCGGGGCAGCTAACCTTCGCCCTGAAGTACGAAGGCATCGACCTGCTCTTTTTCAAGAAGCTGTTCGAGCAAGTGCCCGCCGCGGTGTTCGAAGAATGGATTCGCCGGGAGCCGCTGGGCCAGTACGCCCGCCGGGTATGGTTTCTCTACGAGTGGTTGACTGGCCGGCAGCTGGCCGTGCCCGATCTGCGGGAGGGCAACTACGTGCCGCTGCTCAGCGACAAGCTGCAGTACGCGGCGGGCCCGGGCACCTCGTCCGCTCGCCACCGCATCCGCAACAACCTGCCCGGCACGGTGGGCTTCTGCCCGCTGATTCACCGGACGCCGGCCCTGGAGGGGTTTCTGGTGAGCAACCTGGCCGAGCAGGCCAACCAGGTGATCCGGGGCCTGCACAAGGACGTGCTGCTGCGCACCTCCGCTTTTCTGCTGCTCAAGGACTCCAAAGCCTCGTTTACCATTGAGGGGGAAAACCCCACCTCCACGCGGGCCGTGCGCTGGGGCCGGGCCATCGGGCAGGCGGGGCAGCAGCCCCTGAGCAAGGAGGAGCTGCTGCGCCTGCAGCAGATCGTGATTGAGAACAGCCGCTTCGTGCGGCTGGGTTACCGCACCGAGGGCGGGTTTGTCGGCGAGCACGACCGCGGCACGGGCGAGCCGCTGCCCGACCATATCTCCGCCCGCTGGCAGGACGTGGAAGGTTTGATGAGCGGGCTGCTGGCGAGTGCGGCGCAGCTGGAGCAGGCGGGCTTTCACCCGGTGCTGACCGCCGCGGCGGTCGCCTTCGGCTTCGTGTTCATCCACCCCTTCGTGGACGGCAACGGCCGGGTGCACCGCTACCTGATTCACCACCTGCTGGCCCAGCTGCGGTTTACGCCCCAGGGCATCATCTTCCCGGTGTCGGCGGCCATCCTCGAGCACCTGGACGACTATCGCCGGGTGCTGGAAAGCTATTCCCACCCGCTGCTGGAGTTTATTCCCTGGCGCAGCACTCCCGACCATAACGTGGAGGTGCTCGCCGACACGAGCGACTACTACCGCTACTTCGACGCGACGGCCCAGGCGGAGTTTCTGTTTCGCTGCGTGGCCTACACCCTCGAGCACACCATTCCCGCCGAGGTAAGCTACCTGCAGCGCTACGACCGGCTGAAAAGCTGGCTCGACGAGCGCCTGCAGCTGCCGGACCGGCTCGTTGCCCTGCTGGTGCGCTTTCTGGAGCAAAACGGCGGGCGGCTTTCCCGGCGGGCGCAAAGCCGGGAGTTTGAGCAGCTGACGGAAGCCGAAGTAAGCGAGATCGAAGCGGCTTACGAGCGGTACTTCGGCGGGTAA